In one Deltaproteobacteria bacterium genomic region, the following are encoded:
- the plsY gene encoding glycerol-3-phosphate 1-O-acyltransferase PlsY codes for MIVDILLLLAAYLIGSVPTGVLLARTAGVDPRQVGSGNIGATNVARSAGTRLGLFTLAGDAIKGALPVLLAPAVSDTPWVSAATGLAAIAGHLFSVFLRFRGGKGVATAAGAFLVLAPLATIASVAVFAATAYAFRLVSLASMAAAGALPLLAMALGTSSAVAVAAWVTAMAVIARHRENIRRIAAGREPRFGARGPA; via the coding sequence ATGATCGTGGATATCCTGCTGCTGCTCGCTGCTTACCTCATCGGCTCGGTTCCCACCGGCGTACTGCTAGCGCGTACGGCCGGAGTTGATCCCCGCCAAGTCGGCAGTGGCAACATCGGCGCTACCAACGTTGCTCGCAGCGCCGGCACACGCTTGGGGCTGTTCACGCTGGCAGGCGACGCCATCAAAGGCGCCCTGCCCGTCCTGCTGGCTCCGGCGGTCTCCGACACACCTTGGGTCTCGGCTGCGACCGGCCTGGCGGCCATTGCCGGGCACTTGTTCTCCGTGTTTCTGCGGTTTCGCGGCGGCAAAGGCGTCGCCACCGCCGCGGGCGCTTTCCTCGTGCTCGCGCCGCTCGCCACCATCGCCAGCGTTGCGGTGTTTGCCGCTACCGCTTACGCTTTCCGACTGGTCTCGCTCGCTTCAATGGCCGCAGCCGGGGCACTACCGTTGCTGGCGATGGCCCTCGGAACCAGCTCGGCGGTGGCGGTTGCGGCGTGGGTAACGGCGATGGCGGTGATCGCCCGCCACCGTGAGAACATCCGCCGCATCGCCGCCGGCCGCGAACCCCGCTTCGGGGCCCGCGGCCCTGCCTAA